The window ATATCGAGTCTTTTGTTCTTTCCGTGCAGGATACCACCTGGAGGGTCCGTTCATCAGCAGGGAGAAGAAAGGAGCCCACCCGGAACAGTACCTGCGCACCTTCCATTCAGGAGGGATCGAGGACCTGATGGAGGCCTACGGCAGCCTGGACAAAGTTGTCATGGTGACGCTGGCTCCTGAGCTGCCTGGCAGCCAATCGGTGGTGAGGGCGCTCTGCCAGAGAGGCATCACCGTGTCGCTAGGTGAGCATTGTTTTTAGGAATGGATCTCAACTTATGATGCTAACTGCTTTTTTCTCCACTtagtttaaaatattttttctattttcttggTTGTAATTTCTTACTTTGACCTCAGatagtttaagtttaagttaaaCTGGCACCTTTCCAGAAGGTGTAACATGAATAACGTTGGCGAACTGGCTGTTGCAGGTCACTCTGTTGCCAACCTGTCGCAGGCTGAGGAGGCCGTTCAGCTCGGAGCCTCCTTCATCACTCACCTGTTCAACGCCATGCTGCCCGTGAGTGATTCACAGCCACGACGTACACATTTATGAGAAAAACGTGTTTTAATTCAGCCGCAGTTTACATTGAACTGTTCTGACacttaagcctcgtttccactggcAGTACGGTAcagtcgggtcgctttggggtcagctttgcgttcccactgtacaaaggggaccctcaggggggGGCGGAGCCTGCACCTCCTCAGCACTCCAGACTCGGCATGGGCCGGTCACCAGTTTCAAGGTTTAATACCACGGTATTAAAAAGTCAAGGTTTCTggggggcggtctgtggcgtagtgggttgagcagccgccccatgtacagaggctacagtcctcgctgcagctggtcccggttcgagtcctgcatcggaagtccttttgctgcatgttgttccccctctctctgccccctgcctcCTGTCcctctccactgtcctatccaataaaggcataaaaagccccaaaaaaaactttaaaaaaaagtcaaggttTCAAAACCACTAAAATTTTCTGTCATACCGTCCCTGCGGTATGAGCGtttttttaattactttttttgGGGGCGTCTCGTCAGAGAGAAAGTGGAggcccctccccccccccccccccccgctctaCAGGCTGTATGATGGTTGAAGGAGGCGAGCCCCCCGAACTTTTCCCcccgtctttctttttttgcctcATAGTCAAAATTTGCGCGGAGAACGACAAACAGGACGGACCAATTGGAATCCAGACTCAGCGAAGAAGTGCGGTTCAGGCACCTGTACGTCAAGGGGCGCTAGGGGGGGCCTCAGAcaattggagtgaagataagaaaaaaataaaaaaatgcaaaaatagaattcaattttctttaaacatcattataaaaaaatagtcacatttttttaatcagtattgtaaaatacaatttataataatatatcatatggaaatgttatttgccatgctcgtctttctgattggctgccagtcaaaacatcgtagacctggcggtttgcacctgttctcaagctgctctgctcctcaagctagtgtgtagctagcttagccaaaatggacggtttttgacttggaagagactgaaagaactggccgactaaaatcagaaagtatgaggcagcatacattaagtttggctttacagccatacagaaaaatggcgtcctctgtctggagagcctctcaaatgagtgtttaaaaccttcgaaacttcagcatCACTTGATACAAAAGgcagacttcttcagacgtaaagaagagcatttagtcaggctgcgttcacacagcgagctgctgtccgtgaagaaaagaaagaaaatacgttctaaaggttgatgtttctttacttattttgtagcattgtctgtggtttgcaaagggggccagaagctaatactgtttggggggccttggcatggaaaagtttgggaacccctgtgctaggtaccccaagcagaagggttacagaaatGGTAAcaggttccatggtaacgggttccatggtaacgggttccatgctAACAGGTTCCATGGGACCACTACGCTTTGGttgtagtggaaacactgaaataagcgaaccgttctgacccgacccgtaccggactgcatagtggaaacggggctaaAGATCACAGCCACCACATCACGCTGATGTTACGTCCCTCTGCCCGTCCGTCTGTGTTGGGGTCCAGTTCCACCATCGGGACCCGGGCATCGTGGGGCTGCTGACCAGCGATCAGGTCCCTGCGGGCAGGACGGTGTTCTACGGCATGATCGCTGACGGGATCCACACCAACCCCGCCGCCCTGCGGATCGCACACAGAGCTCACCCCTCAGGTGCGTCCGGTCCGCCGGCAGGTCGATTAATCACACCTCACTGCCTGTTCGTTACAGGTTAATGATAAACTTTAACCACTCAGAGGAAAACTGGGCTTTAACCCCATAACGCCTGAAtctatatagctgtatataaaaaaatgttttgtgtgtgttttagcctttaaggagatggtaaataatgctgagattattaatttcacttttgcacaaaaagtaaatagaaattttggtatgttgcaaatttgcgacaacaggcataatggtcaataataagataacaacaacacagtaatataacagtgaaaaaacaatgtttttttattcacccttttttttttttttacatatttatttatataaaggttcctaggtccgtagtgaatatggactaaccggcattgggggaataaagatgctatctcagctggtagATTGaatcaaacggtttgtagcatatatgcagGGGCGGTCCTAGGGGCGGGGCGGCACCCGAAAGGGGGGGGCACCATCGCGAAACCCCGCCCCCAAACGACATCGCAAAAATGTTAAAATAGTTATAAACATattcaaaatcatttaaaacgTGTTATTTCTATACTATTACCACATTGTTGTAATAATAACATTACTATAAGTGGTTTTTGTCAGTTATTCTAAgcattttttgcctttttttttttttttaattattattttttttaccggGGGCGGGCCACCGGGAAAGGGGCGGGGCGTCGGAGGGGGCGTTGCCCGTGGCGCAATTCATTGTATGACCGCCActgcatatatgcgacaataggcgttaaggggttaaagatGTGGCTGTGACAGATCAGCTTGTTGATTTACGCATTCGTGTTTTCGGCTGCGGACTAATTGAAAAAATAATGCAGACAGTCTGTAACTTTCAGCCTGATAGAAGCAAATAACTGTGACTTGTCATCTGATCAGCGGCGGTTCcttcataggggcgatttgtgcgacgcactaccaaacacggaggttttttttgttgtttttttttaatctagttgctaaggcgggactgatctactgtaggcaaactggttgtatatgtcattgtccaatcagattaaggtcgtgcctggtgttgccacgcccatttggggcgatttctgtcagggtcgaatttgcaacAGAaatctcccattgacatgaatggtacgtcaaaaatcctgctcccaatacattttctatgagggtttatgtgctcgcacaaacgacgtgctttcgtcatatgtctgttgcacgggaccatgaacattctacgaagatggcgagtgtcgagtgcaacaatacggtagtgtcTCTGAAAGAAgttccctttagtcgtcgtactaatgcggagaaggaagtttggaagaattttgcagaATTTTCGAGctagccttgcgaggcaaagatgaaacccagggctccaccaaccctggtgtttttccaggtagtatttgatgtagctaaataacttaaccttttgtgctcagttattgacttgtaatgatttaaatcttttatataatgttgacaataatagcagaatgtataatgacacattcattgttaatggtgcagtattatattttaaaaaagagagaaatctcacataagtaagctgcacttaaccatgtttgacaattggttatgcttttctaagtcatattttccaaaacttcaataaacacttgactaggatttatatgctgtcattttaattatattctttagaatgaaaattgaatgaatctcaTCATTAatagcttatgtgtttacttatttcatagaatcctggaaaaatatgaggaaaataaataaataatggttaaggtgtaatattaactgattggcaaattattaactggcaaatgttttgctttgaagGTTTCACAATGTAACTTCCCTCGTTTGACACTTTTAACTAGTTCAGTGTTGCCATCTGGTGGACAAAAGAGATATTGCGTAAAATTGATATCTGATATCTGAATTTATAGGCACAAACCCGTTAGGGAAATGGTCTTaatacctagacaaatatacctcagtcctatggacttatatggtacttatggacataacggggggaaattgcactacctaaaaaaaatgtcttgttTGGACTTCCAGGTCTGGTGTTGGTGACGGATGCGATCACAGCGATGGGGCTTCCTCCGGGGCGCCACACTCTGGGCCAGCAGGTCATCGAGATCCAGGGTCTCAATGCTTACGTGGCAGGTCGACATTTAAACACATCACATCTAAACAGTCATAAAGTTTTTTTATGGTTACGCTGTATTAGATGGTCTTAAGTTGACCGTATGGTGCTTTTTAAACACGTCCAAATAAAAATAACTCCATTGATGCTCTTATGTAAAACATGATTAGATGTGGCAGTTTTAAGGAAAAAGGCTTCGAAGGCAGTCAGGTCAAcactttatttaaataaagataaaaacaaatgttttgaaGTCTTGAAcaattaaatgtaaaaaatgtttcatgatacattcattctttctttttgtgcacatatgtttttctttaaattattGGCACTCCTGTATTTCCATACCTTGCAGCAACCTCCATGCTTGAAGCATCGTGTGGTTACAAATTCTATCAGATTCTGCTTTTTGGGCCAAACTTTGTCCAGATTCATGTGTAGTTCGGACTCTGATGGAGTCTAACAGGCGTCCAACCTGACCGGTGGAAACAGGAGCTCAAACGTCGGGTGGTTCCTCAGTTAACTCGTTTTATTTGGGCTATAActtccctctctctgtctctcaggCACTAAGACGCTCAGTGGCAGCATAGCCACCATGGACATGTGCGTACGCCACTTCAAACAGGCCTCAGGTGAGTTTGGGGGTGTTGTTTAATGGACGCTTGGCCTGGAAACCTGCCGCACTGCCATGTTTGCTGGCTGCCCTCAATCCTGGCAGCCAGGAGGAGGGTAGAtttacttaaagggacagttcgcctcttttgacatgaagctgtatgacatcccatatcagcaacatcatttttgAACGGGGTACAtgagtatagattgtacctcaggggacaaaaaaggactcgtattgtacccctatttctgagagtgtagtatgggatgtcatacagattcatgtcaaaagaggcgaactgtccctttaaacatgcattaaaaaaacaagaagaaagagCCTGGTAAATGTGTAAATGCTGAGAtggcagctggaggaggagctgcGTGTGTCCAGGTGTCTGACAGTCCTTCCTCCCTGTTCTCAGGCTGCAGCGTGGAGGAGGCTCTGGAGGCCGCCACGCTTCACCCGGCTCAGCTTCTGGGAATCAGCCACAGGAAGGGGAAGCTGGACTACGGCTCAGACGCAGGTCAGATCCTCCTGCAGCCTTTAACTGCCCCTCTGGACCTGGATagatttacgccctgggcgaaccatcccttgccccccacccaaaaaaaaaaaaacttaccccgccaccaacacaacaacatattatattatttgtattattttattatatgtaATCTTAAATACTAAAAGGTACAAAAACATCccacatgtagcttacaaaataccatgtcaatgtatattagaagttatttaagttatttaatttagcatatagctcataacaataaaaataatccagtcgggacttcttgttgtgttgcaaacacaaactagaCCAGGTtccctttgggtgaaattagctgcatgacatgatgcctcaattctaattctagttcagcaaaactaaaaatcaaacacagtcgtggctaatagcaacatgttagcaagaggctaacagatagcctgtagcctacgtcactcatagaaatctgcatccctttatcttttgcccgtttctcctcttctcctctttctaaactgggctaATCCAc is drawn from Odontesthes bonariensis isolate fOdoBon6 chromosome 21, fOdoBon6.hap1, whole genome shotgun sequence and contains these coding sequences:
- the amdhd2 gene encoding N-acetylglucosamine-6-phosphate deacetylase; the encoded protein is MPSNKSVSVAPITQFINCRILRDHTLQREDLWVREGKILDPEKLFFDEQGYADKRVDCEGCIIAPGFIDVQINGGYGVDFSQPSEDVGAGVSLVAKKILEHGVTSFCPTLVTSPPAVYHKVLPQVKVHNGGRHGAGVLGYHLEGPFISREKKGAHPEQYLRTFHSGGIEDLMEAYGSLDKVVMVTLAPELPGSQSVVRALCQRGITVSLGHSVANLSQAEEAVQLGASFITHLFNAMLPFHHRDPGIVGLLTSDQVPAGRTVFYGMIADGIHTNPAALRIAHRAHPSGLVLVTDAITAMGLPPGRHTLGQQVIEIQGLNAYVAGTKTLSGSIATMDMCVRHFKQASGCSVEEALEAATLHPAQLLGISHRKGKLDYGSDADLVLLDDALNVKATYISGEEVWKQGP